One Edaphobacter lichenicola DNA window includes the following coding sequences:
- a CDS encoding ABC transporter permease, which produces MITFLHQNGYDVGRLTFEHLWLTLSAMLFAVAIGLPLGILLTRRQKLAKPVIGFANVLQTVPSLALFGLLLPVAWLGENAARLAILALTGYALLPILRNTYAGIGSVDPALIDVANAMGMTSWQRLMKVELPLAASVILAGLRTATVTCVGVATIAAAIGAGGLGELIFRGVASVDNGLVLAGAIPAALLALLADAGLGLLERRLAVRRV; this is translated from the coding sequence ATGATCACCTTCCTTCATCAAAATGGATACGACGTCGGCCGTCTTACCTTCGAGCACCTTTGGCTTACCCTGTCCGCGATGTTGTTCGCTGTCGCAATAGGCCTGCCGCTGGGTATCCTGCTCACACGAAGGCAGAAGCTCGCCAAGCCCGTTATCGGATTTGCGAATGTGCTCCAAACAGTGCCTAGCCTCGCGCTGTTTGGCCTGCTCCTGCCGGTAGCCTGGCTGGGAGAAAACGCAGCACGGCTGGCGATTTTGGCACTAACCGGCTACGCCCTGTTACCTATCCTGCGGAACACCTACGCCGGGATCGGAAGCGTGGATCCCGCACTGATCGACGTGGCTAACGCAATGGGGATGACCTCATGGCAACGGCTCATGAAGGTAGAGCTCCCGCTGGCTGCGAGCGTGATTCTGGCCGGCCTGCGAACCGCAACCGTGACCTGTGTCGGCGTCGCTACCATCGCCGCGGCGATCGGCGCGGGCGGTCTGGGGGAGCTGATATTTCGCGGTGTCGCCAGCGTCGACAACGGACTCGTACTCGCCGGAGCCATCCCCGCCGCCCTGCTCGCGCTCCTTGCCGACGCAGGCCTGGGACTTCTCGAGCGACGCCTCGCCGTGAGGCGCGTCTGA
- a CDS encoding GNAT family N-acetyltransferase, with protein sequence MIILESERMLFRPHEASDLEAFCAMEQDPDVRRYVGGAPRTREVAEERFWNRAMQIVDDRLAMWACVLKASGDYIGRCGLYATVQGEARIPGEAVLGYYLRREFWGQGLATEAVRAFVTFGFEELKLNRIVSTVQEGNESSLHILKKLGFVVTDCEQGARSFYKFELKAPSTQKISAGGASC encoded by the coding sequence ATGATCATTCTCGAATCCGAGAGAATGCTCTTCCGCCCGCATGAGGCCTCGGACCTCGAAGCTTTCTGCGCGATGGAGCAAGATCCGGATGTCCGCCGATACGTGGGCGGCGCTCCACGAACCAGAGAAGTCGCCGAAGAAAGATTCTGGAATCGAGCCATGCAGATCGTCGATGACAGGCTGGCCATGTGGGCTTGTGTGTTGAAGGCGAGCGGCGACTATATAGGGCGCTGCGGCCTCTATGCAACCGTGCAGGGAGAGGCACGGATTCCAGGGGAAGCAGTGCTCGGCTACTATCTGCGCCGAGAGTTTTGGGGACAGGGTCTCGCAACCGAAGCTGTACGCGCCTTCGTGACCTTCGGCTTTGAGGAACTGAAGCTGAACCGCATCGTTTCAACCGTCCAGGAGGGCAACGAATCCTCCCTGCACATCTTGAAGAAACTCGGATTCGTCGTCACCGACTGCGAGCAGGGCGCGAGATCGTTTTACAAATTCGAACTAAAGGCGCCTTCCACGCAGAAAATCTCTGCAGGAGGAGCGAGTTGCTGA
- a CDS encoding glycine betaine ABC transporter substrate-binding protein yields the protein MKPSQLRATSLFAAFFCLLAIACAPPRSSRITIGAKNFTEQVVLGEMLAQEIESITGEQVDRRFYLAGSYLCQQALVSGRIDGYVEYTGTALTAILKQPLPPVGQRDEASVFRQVSSLYASKYRVKVGSGLGFEDTFAMVVRGDDAKRLNLKTISDAVQTTPDPSGWRLGVGYEFQSRPDGLRGLEATYGLKFAGDPRTMDLGLLYRALSSSQVDMVAGNSTDGPIRALGFVVLDDDKHYFPPYEAVPLIREDSLQRHPGIQVAMDRLAGKVSADEVRGMNYAVDSEHRDVAEVVREFRKSKGL from the coding sequence CTGAAACCGAGCCAACTCCGTGCGACGAGCCTTTTCGCCGCGTTTTTCTGCCTGCTTGCCATCGCATGTGCCCCGCCGCGATCCTCCCGCATCACCATCGGAGCCAAGAACTTCACCGAGCAGGTTGTCCTGGGAGAGATGCTCGCCCAGGAGATCGAGTCCATCACCGGCGAGCAGGTGGACCGACGCTTCTACCTGGCGGGAAGTTATCTCTGCCAGCAGGCGCTGGTAAGCGGACGCATCGATGGATACGTCGAGTACACGGGCACGGCGCTGACCGCAATCCTCAAGCAACCACTTCCGCCGGTAGGCCAGCGGGATGAAGCGTCAGTCTTTCGTCAGGTGAGCAGTCTGTACGCTTCGAAGTACAGGGTCAAAGTAGGCTCCGGTTTGGGGTTCGAGGACACGTTCGCGATGGTCGTGCGCGGCGACGATGCGAAGCGCCTCAATTTGAAGACCATCTCGGACGCGGTGCAGACAACGCCCGATCCCAGTGGTTGGAGGCTGGGCGTCGGCTACGAGTTTCAATCCCGGCCGGATGGTCTACGCGGCCTCGAGGCGACCTACGGGTTAAAATTCGCAGGCGACCCCAGAACGATGGACCTCGGACTTCTGTATCGCGCCCTGTCGAGCAGTCAGGTAGACATGGTCGCGGGCAACTCCACCGATGGTCCCATACGAGCGTTGGGCTTCGTGGTGTTGGACGACGACAAGCACTACTTCCCCCCGTACGAGGCGGTCCCGCTGATACGAGAAGATTCGCTGCAGCGGCATCCAGGAATTCAGGTCGCAATGGACAGGCTCGCAGGCAAGGTGAGCGCAGACGAGGTGCGCGGGATGAACTACGCCGTAGACTCCGAGCACAGGGACGTGGCAGAGGTGGTGAGAGAGTTTCGCAAGTCGAAGGGTCTCTGA
- a CDS encoding DinB family protein, which yields MVEPWLRGTLPEVDSVRRQVLHALELAAEDVERWCAGLSDSEMNARPFGIAPVAFHLRHIARSLDRLLTYAEGRALSGTQMDALSGEIKDGASAEAVLDEVRAGLGEARQRVLMISQGSYEELRGVGRSMLPSTVGGLLVHCAEHTQRHVGQAITAAKVVMGARA from the coding sequence ATGGTCGAACCATGGCTGCGAGGAACGTTGCCCGAAGTAGATTCGGTGCGGCGACAGGTTCTGCATGCGCTGGAACTGGCGGCGGAAGATGTCGAGCGATGGTGCGCAGGATTAAGCGATAGCGAGATGAACGCAAGGCCGTTTGGGATAGCTCCCGTTGCTTTTCATCTACGCCACATCGCGCGAAGTCTGGACCGTCTGCTGACCTACGCGGAGGGGAGAGCCCTATCCGGAACGCAAATGGACGCACTGTCGGGTGAGATCAAGGACGGCGCATCTGCTGAGGCTGTGCTCGACGAGGTGCGAGCTGGTCTGGGGGAAGCGCGACAGCGCGTGCTGATGATCTCGCAGGGAAGCTATGAAGAACTGAGGGGAGTAGGCCGATCCATGTTGCCGAGCACAGTAGGTGGACTTCTCGTCCACTGTGCAGAGCACACACAGCGTCACGTCGGGCAGGCCATCACAGCAGCGAAGGTCGTGATGGGAGCGCGCGCGTAA
- a CDS encoding DUF3179 domain-containing (seleno)protein — MASVSAILSAACVAIPMFVIRPFRPQGARELEIALAVRHAGPWLAGVCVAVVLLAIFLLWKNARIGTRIGLICLFLLTFAGAVFTQVNIFEKMFHPYDSPSFEGADEAKVDPDDKVLAVTVGQQARAYPIRTMGYHHIVNDTVGGVPIAVTYCTLCHTGLVWSRVVEGRLLQFRLAGINNGNALLRDEQTSSIWQQSTGEAIFGPLKGQQLKLVRSDELTFALWKSEQPNGQVLKPDPLYAAEYDPKDWEKHVEKTPTVVNTTRSGIAPHQLMLGVTVAGQSKAYPIESILAAKLIQDRVGDQPLIVVLGRDGASIRVFEGTLENRHLTFAQGTGDKTLTDIDTGSVWNFQGCAVEGTLTGRCLAEIDAHKDYWFDWMNHHPESAVFKN; from the coding sequence TTGGCGTCGGTATCCGCCATTCTCTCGGCGGCCTGTGTCGCCATCCCGATGTTTGTCATCCGTCCGTTCCGCCCACAGGGTGCACGTGAGTTGGAGATTGCACTGGCCGTTCGTCACGCTGGCCCCTGGCTTGCGGGCGTGTGCGTTGCGGTCGTGCTGCTCGCGATATTTCTCCTCTGGAAGAACGCACGAATTGGCACTCGGATCGGACTGATCTGCCTGTTTCTGCTTACGTTCGCGGGAGCGGTTTTTACCCAGGTCAACATCTTCGAAAAGATGTTTCACCCCTACGATTCGCCCTCGTTCGAAGGCGCAGACGAGGCAAAAGTTGATCCCGACGACAAGGTGCTGGCGGTCACGGTGGGACAGCAAGCGCGGGCTTATCCGATCCGCACCATGGGCTATCACCATATCGTCAACGACACGGTAGGCGGCGTTCCGATCGCCGTGACCTATTGCACGTTGTGTCATACAGGGCTGGTGTGGAGTCGAGTCGTCGAAGGCAGGTTGCTGCAGTTCCGTCTGGCGGGCATCAACAACGGCAACGCTCTCCTGCGAGACGAGCAGACCAGCAGCATCTGGCAGCAGAGCACCGGCGAGGCCATCTTCGGGCCGCTGAAGGGCCAGCAGTTGAAGCTCGTGCGGAGCGACGAGTTGACCTTCGCTTTATGGAAGAGCGAGCAGCCGAACGGGCAGGTCTTGAAGCCGGACCCACTCTATGCGGCGGAGTACGATCCGAAAGACTGGGAGAAGCACGTCGAAAAGACGCCAACCGTGGTAAACACAACCCGCTCCGGCATCGCCCCACACCAACTGATGCTGGGAGTCACCGTGGCGGGACAGAGCAAGGCCTACCCGATTGAGTCCATCCTCGCAGCAAAACTGATTCAGGATCGGGTCGGAGACCAGCCCCTTATCGTAGTGCTCGGGCGCGACGGCGCATCGATCAGGGTCTTCGAAGGAACGCTCGAGAACAGGCACCTGACCTTTGCCCAAGGCACTGGTGACAAGACACTCACCGACATCGACACGGGCAGCGTCTGGAACTTTCAGGGATGCGCGGTAGAAGGAACACTGACAGGACGTTGCCTTGCGGAGATAGATGCACACAAAGACTACTGGTTCGACTGGATGAATCATCATCCCGAATCAGCGGTCTTCAAGAATTGA
- the ribA gene encoding GTP cyclohydrolase II: protein MPFASVTKVADADFPTRWGHFRILGFEGVIENPAACNDNIPPPAVRVEGAVALVMGDVHAAPPIVRIHSQCLTGDVFHSLRCDCRQQFELAMTLITDEGRGIMLYEQQEGRGIGLMAKLRAYELQDKGLDTIEANLELGYEADCRHFELPAQILKQMGISEVRLITNNPEKVEALELAGIKVVERISAEVPSEPTNERYLQTKREKMGHLVS, encoded by the coding sequence ATGCCGTTCGCAAGTGTGACTAAAGTAGCCGACGCCGACTTTCCTACCCGCTGGGGGCACTTCCGTATCCTCGGCTTCGAGGGTGTCATCGAAAACCCAGCCGCGTGCAACGACAACATTCCTCCGCCGGCTGTGCGGGTGGAGGGAGCGGTGGCTCTGGTGATGGGCGATGTCCACGCTGCGCCTCCAATTGTGCGCATACACTCGCAGTGTCTGACGGGCGACGTCTTCCACTCGCTGCGTTGCGACTGCAGGCAGCAGTTCGAGCTTGCCATGACGCTGATCACCGATGAAGGCCGGGGCATAATGCTCTACGAACAGCAGGAGGGGCGCGGCATCGGGCTGATGGCAAAGCTGCGTGCGTATGAGCTGCAGGATAAGGGCCTGGACACCATCGAAGCGAACCTCGAACTTGGCTACGAGGCCGACTGCCGCCACTTCGAGCTTCCTGCGCAGATCCTCAAACAAATGGGGATCTCTGAAGTCCGGCTTATCACGAACAATCCTGAGAAGGTCGAAGCGCTGGAGCTTGCCGGCATCAAGGTGGTTGAGCGCATCTCGGCCGAAGTCCCCAGCGAGCCCACCAACGAGCGCTACCTCCAGACCAAACGCGAGAAGATGGGCCACCTGGTCAGCTAG
- a CDS encoding sensor histidine kinase, giving the protein MTQPDPKLILITLLIKLGVAAAFSSSLARSTRFKNLLLLSRRTPRQTMWLVIIICVPLTLGVWVRTAVPNFLAADLSLEITILLGILVGPLAAMAGGATLAIPAVLHHEYWALPVNLAIAAIAGAFGRFADPEDVWSFSPMIDLSIYRWVTRNLRRPQLDRQILLLLLVAGMQLGTSALSHYFPRRYFELNSREWWVQLLICATAPIVVGIPLKIWNAIRVERKLEEQGRLLLEARLDALQRQINPHFLFNTLNSITSLVRSQPELAREMIVKLANILRVLLKDREAFLPLSEELRFTDDYLDIEVVRFGEKLKVVKEIADNTLDIVVPGMLLQPLIENSIKHGLEPRISGGTVTIRSRITEERRLMVEVEDDGVGMAPDRIDVSLVSGLVRPGNGIGVRNVRERMQVLYGDLATVEINSRPGRGTKVTLLMPILDAGAETWGPIGGAAGQAISHMVEDAVRAMTRS; this is encoded by the coding sequence GTGACCCAGCCCGATCCCAAGCTGATTCTGATTACGCTGCTGATTAAACTAGGCGTGGCCGCGGCGTTTTCGAGCTCCCTGGCGCGATCGACCCGCTTCAAGAATCTCCTCCTTTTGTCGCGCCGAACTCCACGCCAGACGATGTGGCTCGTCATCATCATCTGTGTGCCGCTAACCCTCGGCGTATGGGTCCGCACCGCTGTGCCGAACTTTCTGGCAGCCGATCTCTCGCTCGAGATCACAATTCTTCTTGGAATTCTCGTGGGACCACTCGCAGCGATGGCTGGCGGAGCGACGCTGGCAATCCCGGCAGTCCTGCACCATGAGTATTGGGCGCTCCCGGTCAATCTCGCCATCGCCGCGATCGCCGGAGCCTTCGGCCGCTTTGCCGACCCCGAAGATGTATGGTCGTTCTCCCCCATGATCGACCTGAGCATCTATCGCTGGGTCACGAGAAACCTGCGGCGGCCACAGCTTGATCGTCAGATTCTGTTGCTCCTCCTGGTCGCGGGGATGCAACTCGGAACCAGCGCGCTATCGCACTACTTTCCGCGCCGCTACTTCGAACTGAACTCCAGAGAGTGGTGGGTCCAGTTGCTCATCTGCGCCACCGCGCCCATCGTCGTCGGAATTCCGCTCAAGATCTGGAACGCCATCCGCGTCGAAAGAAAGCTGGAGGAGCAGGGAAGGCTGCTGCTTGAAGCCCGCCTGGATGCCTTACAACGGCAGATCAATCCACACTTTCTATTCAACACCCTGAACTCGATCACCTCCCTGGTTCGCTCGCAGCCCGAGCTGGCGCGAGAGATGATCGTCAAACTCGCCAACATCCTCCGCGTGCTCCTGAAAGATCGCGAGGCCTTCCTCCCGCTCAGCGAGGAGCTGCGCTTCACCGACGACTATCTGGACATCGAGGTAGTCCGCTTCGGTGAGAAGCTGAAGGTTGTCAAAGAGATTGCGGACAACACGCTGGACATCGTAGTGCCTGGAATGCTCCTCCAGCCGCTCATTGAAAACAGCATCAAACATGGCCTCGAGCCGCGGATCAGCGGAGGCACCGTCACGATCCGCAGCCGGATTACGGAAGAAAGAAGGCTTATGGTAGAGGTAGAGGATGACGGCGTCGGCATGGCCCCCGACCGCATCGACGTCTCTCTGGTCAGCGGCCTGGTTCGTCCTGGAAACGGTATCGGCGTACGAAACGTCCGTGAGCGCATGCAGGTCTTATACGGCGATCTGGCGACGGTTGAGATTAACAGCCGTCCAGGCCGCGGCACAAAGGTTACGCTGCTGATGCCGATTCTCGACGCCGGTGCCGAAACCTGGGGACCGATCGGCGGCGCGGCAGGTCAGGCCATCAGTCACATGGTTGAAGACGCCGTGCGCGCGATGACGCGGTCATAA
- the bshA gene encoding N-acetyl-alpha-D-glucosaminyl L-malate synthase BshA, whose protein sequence is MKIGITCYPTYGGSGVVATELGIELAARGHEIHFITYSQPFRLSGRESNIHFHEVAVSNYPLFEHPPYDLALATRMAEVAEFYSLDLLHVHYAIPHSVSALLARQMLATRGIHLPFITTLHGTDITLVGLDRSYLPITRFGIEQSDGVTSISSYLRDRTREAFAITSEIEVVRNFVNCDVYLRNPELVAAMRPRFAEPNERLLVHLSNFRPVKRIQDVVKVFARVAKAMPARLMLIGDGPDRSVAEYLAREHNVQDRVHFIGKQDNVNELLPLADLMLMPSEMESFGLAALEAMACSVPTIGTRVGGVPELIQDGHNGLLFGVGDIDSMSTAAISLLSDQPRLEAMARAGRKTAQDHFCASRVIPLYEDYYDRVIARTASSTM, encoded by the coding sequence ATGAAGATCGGCATCACCTGTTATCCCACCTACGGCGGCAGCGGTGTCGTGGCTACCGAGCTTGGCATTGAGCTTGCTGCTCGCGGCCACGAGATTCACTTCATCACCTACTCGCAGCCCTTTCGTCTCAGCGGCCGTGAGTCGAATATCCACTTCCATGAGGTTGCGGTTTCAAACTATCCGCTGTTTGAACATCCGCCCTACGATCTCGCGCTCGCGACTCGGATGGCCGAGGTTGCCGAGTTCTATTCGCTGGATCTGCTGCATGTTCACTATGCGATTCCTCACTCTGTGAGCGCGTTGCTGGCCCGGCAGATGCTTGCCACGCGGGGGATTCATCTGCCGTTCATCACGACGCTTCACGGTACCGACATCACGCTGGTCGGGCTGGACCGCTCGTATCTTCCTATTACCAGGTTCGGCATCGAACAGTCCGATGGGGTCACCAGCATCTCGAGCTATCTGCGCGACCGCACACGCGAGGCATTCGCGATCACCTCCGAGATCGAGGTGGTCCGCAACTTTGTGAACTGCGACGTTTATCTTCGCAATCCGGAGCTGGTGGCTGCGATGCGTCCGCGCTTTGCGGAGCCGAACGAGCGGCTTCTGGTTCACCTTTCCAACTTCCGACCCGTCAAGCGCATTCAGGATGTTGTGAAGGTCTTCGCCCGCGTCGCCAAGGCCATGCCGGCGCGGCTGATGCTGATCGGTGACGGTCCAGACCGGAGCGTCGCAGAGTATCTTGCCCGCGAACACAACGTGCAGGACCGCGTGCACTTCATCGGGAAGCAGGATAACGTCAACGAGCTGCTGCCGCTGGCTGACCTGATGCTGATGCCCAGCGAGATGGAGTCGTTCGGGCTGGCGGCGCTTGAGGCGATGGCGTGCAGCGTGCCAACTATCGGGACACGCGTCGGCGGCGTCCCCGAACTTATTCAGGATGGACACAATGGCCTTCTCTTTGGTGTGGGCGACATTGACTCCATGTCCACCGCTGCTATCTCGCTCCTCAGCGATCAGCCGCGCCTCGAGGCGATGGCACGAGCGGGACGTAAGACAGCGCAGGATCACTTCTGTGCCTCTCGAGTGATTCCGCTTTACGAGGACTATTATGACCGCGTCATCGCGCGCACGGCGTCTTCAACCATGTGA
- a CDS encoding ChbG/HpnK family deacetylase produces MPARLIINADDFGLTRGVNRAVVELHQAGSLTSATLMATGAAFDDAVTLAGANPTLGVGCHITLTDGVPVSPPQSISTLLGSDGTTFRPSLVDFVQALLRGKISEDEVEREALAQVEKLRDAGIQVTHLDTHKHTHLFPAVTRPLLRVAERCGIGAIRNPFEEPWSLALGHGNRLRRLQVKLLGSLHNRFERQPQICNARVLTTDGTIGISATGQLDAPTLHELLLALPADGTFELCCHPGYNDGDLDRVSTRLRTHRDVERNALLAEVPSRSLQPNAPQLINYGDLVA; encoded by the coding sequence ATGCCTGCCCGACTCATCATCAATGCGGACGACTTCGGTCTCACTCGTGGGGTTAACCGCGCCGTCGTGGAGCTTCACCAGGCTGGGTCGCTGACCTCTGCGACGCTGATGGCGACCGGGGCGGCGTTCGACGATGCTGTGACGCTTGCCGGCGCAAATCCTACCCTTGGTGTTGGCTGTCACATCACACTCACGGATGGTGTCCCTGTCTCGCCGCCGCAAAGTATTTCTACACTGCTGGGCTCTGATGGCACGACATTTCGTCCTTCGCTCGTCGATTTCGTGCAGGCGCTGTTGCGCGGCAAGATCAGCGAAGACGAGGTGGAACGGGAGGCGCTTGCTCAGGTGGAGAAGTTGCGCGACGCGGGCATTCAGGTTACTCATCTCGATACGCATAAGCACACGCATCTCTTCCCCGCTGTCACGAGGCCTCTTCTGCGTGTCGCTGAACGCTGCGGCATTGGCGCGATTCGCAATCCGTTCGAGGAGCCCTGGAGTCTTGCGCTTGGCCACGGCAATCGCCTTCGCCGCCTGCAGGTGAAGCTGCTTGGTAGTCTTCACAACAGGTTCGAGCGTCAGCCGCAGATTTGTAACGCTCGTGTGCTCACTACCGACGGGACCATAGGGATCTCCGCGACCGGACAGCTGGATGCCCCTACTTTGCATGAACTTTTGCTTGCTCTGCCTGCCGATGGGACGTTTGAACTCTGCTGTCATCCCGGCTATAACGATGGGGATCTCGATCGCGTCTCCACTCGGCTTCGCACCCACCGCGACGTGGAGCGGAATGCTTTGCTCGCCGAGGTTCCCTCAAGGTCTTTGCAACCAAATGCGCCGCAGCTCATCAACTACGGGGACCTTGTAGCCTGA
- a CDS encoding beta-glucosidase family protein — MLFFQRFSVLSVFAAVTAVSFSSMAAHAQTTPATSKMSWMNESLSPDERADMVVGQMTLDEKIRMVHGTGWGVLRAGDPIPAKSNFAAGYMEGIERLGIPGIDLADSAVGARMAAYQSRYATLLPSTLGAASSWDPESAFLYGSVIGRELRAWGSNMTIGGGVNITREPRNGRNFEYAGEDPILSGTMTGNLEKGVFSQHVMSDIKHYALNDQETGRTVVNALLDKKALRESDMLAFEVSIGIAEPSAVMCSYNLYEGDHACENDYLLNEVLKKDFKFKGWVVSDWGATHSTVKAALNGMDQEMPGDENYFNAPLKKAVEGGQVPVARLDDMVHRILRSMFAAGVVDDPPVRTVVDPFRGRDDAQHIAEESIVLLKNADHILPLKVAASNSIAIIGSHADVGVLSGGGSAQVDAPGGNAADPKAGGSGWTEHVYFPSSPLKNIQAHSPQAPVRYADGLDTAAAVKLAKSSSVAIVFVNQPMQEGMDAVTLSLPDNQDALVETVAAANPNTIVVIENGGPVSMPWVQHVKGVVEMWYPGIGGAQALANLLFGEVNPSGKLPVTFAKDEAQLPHPVVPGLEGVPPGPNQEHQVQPFDVNYNSEGAKVGYKWFEATNRQPLFPFGFGLSYTTYAYSGLTVDDAKRTVHFTVRNTGAHEGTEIAEVYVALPAAAKEDYKRLAAWQRVKLAPGESKEVTLPLHPLSLTIFNTDQNGWQLLPGEYKVTAGPSSSDTPLKATLHVQ, encoded by the coding sequence ATGTTATTTTTTCAGCGGTTCAGCGTTTTGTCGGTCTTTGCGGCGGTGACTGCAGTGTCGTTTAGTTCGATGGCGGCACATGCCCAGACCACGCCTGCCACCTCGAAGATGTCTTGGATGAATGAGAGCCTCTCACCGGATGAGCGCGCCGATATGGTGGTAGGTCAGATGACTCTTGATGAAAAGATTCGGATGGTTCACGGGACTGGCTGGGGGGTGCTGCGCGCGGGTGACCCGATTCCGGCAAAGTCGAACTTCGCTGCAGGTTATATGGAGGGAATCGAGCGGCTTGGGATTCCGGGGATCGATCTTGCGGACTCCGCGGTCGGGGCTCGCATGGCGGCGTATCAGTCGCGTTATGCGACGCTCCTGCCTTCGACGCTTGGCGCTGCCTCAAGCTGGGATCCGGAGTCGGCTTTTCTTTATGGCTCCGTGATTGGCCGCGAGCTTCGCGCGTGGGGCAGCAATATGACGATCGGCGGCGGTGTGAATATCACCCGCGAACCGCGCAACGGCCGCAACTTCGAGTACGCAGGGGAAGATCCGATTCTTTCCGGGACGATGACGGGCAATCTTGAGAAGGGCGTCTTCTCGCAGCATGTGATGAGCGACATCAAGCACTATGCTCTGAACGATCAGGAGACTGGGCGCACCGTCGTCAATGCGCTGCTCGACAAGAAGGCACTGCGCGAGTCGGACATGCTTGCCTTCGAGGTGTCGATTGGGATCGCGGAGCCGTCGGCGGTGATGTGCTCTTACAACCTCTATGAGGGCGACCATGCCTGCGAGAACGACTATCTGCTCAACGAAGTCTTGAAGAAGGACTTCAAGTTCAAAGGATGGGTGGTGTCGGATTGGGGTGCGACCCATAGCACAGTCAAGGCCGCACTGAACGGGATGGACCAGGAGATGCCTGGTGACGAGAACTACTTCAATGCACCACTGAAGAAGGCGGTTGAAGGGGGACAGGTTCCCGTGGCTCGGCTGGACGACATGGTTCATCGCATTCTGCGGAGCATGTTTGCCGCGGGAGTGGTGGATGATCCGCCGGTTCGTACTGTTGTCGATCCGTTCCGTGGGCGAGATGACGCGCAGCACATTGCGGAAGAGAGCATCGTGCTGCTGAAGAACGCGGATCATATTCTTCCGCTGAAGGTCGCGGCTTCAAACTCGATTGCGATTATCGGTTCGCATGCAGATGTGGGCGTTCTTTCGGGAGGCGGTTCGGCGCAGGTAGATGCGCCGGGTGGCAATGCTGCGGATCCGAAGGCGGGCGGCTCGGGCTGGACCGAGCATGTCTACTTCCCTTCTTCTCCGCTCAAGAACATTCAAGCGCACTCGCCCCAGGCGCCGGTGCGGTACGCGGATGGTCTGGACACTGCGGCGGCAGTGAAGCTTGCGAAGTCTTCTTCTGTGGCTATTGTGTTTGTGAACCAGCCGATGCAGGAGGGGATGGATGCGGTGACTCTGTCGCTGCCTGACAATCAGGACGCGCTTGTCGAGACGGTGGCAGCGGCGAATCCGAACACCATCGTCGTGATTGAGAACGGCGGACCGGTGAGTATGCCGTGGGTTCAACATGTGAAGGGCGTGGTCGAGATGTGGTATCCGGGCATTGGCGGTGCGCAGGCTCTGGCGAACCTCCTCTTCGGAGAGGTAAATCCTTCGGGCAAGCTGCCGGTTACGTTCGCAAAAGATGAGGCCCAGTTGCCTCATCCGGTGGTGCCGGGTCTTGAGGGCGTGCCGCCTGGCCCAAACCAGGAGCATCAGGTTCAACCGTTCGACGTGAACTATAACTCAGAGGGCGCCAAGGTCGGCTACAAGTGGTTTGAGGCGACCAACAGGCAACCACTCTTCCCATTTGGCTTCGGCTTGTCTTACACCACCTATGCTTACTCTGGCCTGACTGTGGATGATGCCAAGCGCACGGTTCACTTCACGGTCCGCAACACGGGAGCGCACGAGGGCACTGAGATCGCCGAGGTCTACGTCGCTCTGCCCGCAGCTGCGAAGGAGGACTACAAGCGGCTTGCAGCATGGCAACGGGTGAAGCTGGCTCCCGGCGAGTCGAAGGAAGTAACGCTGCCGCTGCATCCGCTCTCACTTACGATCTTCAACACGGATCAGAATGGATGGCAGCTGCTTCCAGGCGAGTACAAGGTGACGGCGGGGCCGTCCTCGAGCGATACTCCGCTGAAGGCTACGCTGCACGTTCAGTAG
- a CDS encoding VOC family protein has product MPLTPFHIAFPVDDLDAARSFYGTTLGCVEGRSSSQWIDFDLFGHQIVAHLKPGSSKDKAHHNPVDGHDVPVPHFGVVLPMETWENLAKRLRRAGVEFVIEPYIRFKGEVGEQATMFFLDPAGNALEFKAFADINQLFAK; this is encoded by the coding sequence TTGCCGCTGACACCTTTTCACATCGCCTTTCCCGTCGACGATCTGGACGCTGCGCGTAGTTTTTATGGAACGACCCTTGGCTGTGTGGAGGGCCGCAGCTCGTCGCAGTGGATCGACTTCGATCTCTTTGGCCATCAGATCGTGGCGCATCTGAAGCCTGGCTCTTCGAAGGACAAGGCTCACCATAATCCTGTCGACGGACATGACGTTCCGGTTCCACACTTCGGCGTGGTGCTTCCGATGGAGACGTGGGAGAACCTTGCGAAGCGGCTTCGTCGTGCAGGGGTTGAGTTTGTGATCGAGCCGTACATTCGCTTCAAGGGCGAGGTGGGCGAGCAGGCGACGATGTTCTTTCTTGACCCTGCGGGCAATGCGCTCGAGTTCAAGGCATTCGCTGACATCAATCAACTCTTTGCGAAGTGA